The Streptomyces achromogenes DNA segment CGTCGCCTTCGCGGCCTTCACCGTGACCCGGGCCGCCGTGTCACGCCTCCTGCGGGGCGCTTCTGATCACCGCGAAGCGTGCCCCGTAGGGGTCGGCGAGCTTGGCGATGCGGCCGACGCCCTCCACGTCCGTGGCGGGCATCCGCACTCCGCCGCCCCGGCCCGTGGCCTCGGCGACGACCGCGTCCACATCGGTGACCTCGAAGTACGGCAGCCAGTACGGATCCGACCCGGCCTCCGCGGGATCGTCGGCCAGCGGGACGATCCCGCCGAACATCGCCTCCTCCCCGCCGTCGGCCGGGTTGACGCAGGTGTACGTGCCGCCGGGGAAGGGGGCGGCGGAGGTCTCCAGGCCCAGCGCGGTGTGGTAGAAGGCCGCCGCCGCGGCGATGTCCGGCGTGTACAGCTCGACCCAGCACAGCGATCCGGGTTGGTCCGCCACGTCCACACCCTTGGTCAGGGCCGGCTCCCAGAGGCCGAACGTGACGCCCGCCTGGTCGGCGAGGACCGCCATCGTGCCCTGGCCCATCACGTCCATCGGAGGGAGGAGCACCCTGCCGTGGGCCTGCTCGGCGGTTTTGGCGGTGGCCTGCGCGTCCGTCGTCCGGAAGTAGACCGTCCAGGACGGCGGCCCCTGCTCGGGGGTGGTCTGCATGCCGCCCGCCACGGTTCTGCCGTCCAGCTGGAAGAAGCCGTAGCCGCCGGCGTCGGGTCCCGCCGACCGGAACCGCCAACCGAAGAGCGCGTCGTAGAAGGAGGTGGCGCCGTCGATGTCGGGCGTGCCGACGTCGACCCAGTTCGGAGCGCCGTCGACGAAACGGGTGGTGAGCATCATCGCCCTCCTCGAAAGGGGTCCCGTTCTCTGCACTGCCGAGTCTGGCACCGCCCACTGACAATCGCTGCCCGAGCGCACCCGCCGTCCGAAGCCCTTGGAGGCGGCCCGCGCCGACCCCGCGGGCAGCCGCTGGTCGGGCGCCCGAGCGCGGCGGCGACGCCGGGCGCCCGCCCGGTGCGTGCCGGATGCCGCAGGGTCCGACGGTCCGGTCGTTCCGGTCGTTCCGTTCCGCGCGCCGCCGTGCGGCCGGTCGCCGGCGAGGCCGTCATCGGGCGGCCCGTCGCGCCGCGCGTATACCCGGCGTTGATCGAATGTTTTGCGCCGCCGGGCACCGTTCTGGCCATGTACACCGACACGATTCCCACGCCCGACCTCTCCTGGCAGCGGGAGGCGCTGTGCGCGCAGACCGGGGCGGACTTCTTCTTCCCCGAGCCCGGCAGTTCGGTGCGCGAGGCCAAGCGCATCTGCGGCATGTGCGAGATGCGTCCCGCCTGCCTGGACTACGCCCTGGCCCACGACGAGCGCTTCGGCGTCTGGGGCGGCCTGTCCGAGAAGGAGCGACTGCAGATCAGGCGCACGGCCGACTGACCCGTGCCGCGGTGACGCAACGACCCGTCGCCGCCCCGGAATTCGAACGACCGCGTCGCGGGGGTGCGGTTAGGATCCGGGGGCGTGTTCGGGCGTGGTGCGGAGGCAGGCGTATCGCCCCGCACCGGCGGTCACGCCGGTTTCCCACCGGCGCCCCGAACGCGTGCGCGGTTCCGTGGAGCAGAGGCCGGGTGGACACCTTGTCGGGTGGATACGCCGGTCCGCGTCCGGTCGGGACCACGGCACGGAGCACAGGGGCGGGCCGGGGGTGAGGGAATGGGCGAGGAGAACACGGGGGCGGCGAAGACCTCACAGGTCACCGAGACGGAGCTGGCCGCCTTCCATCAGGTCGTGGGCAAGCTGCGGGCGCTGCCGGTCGACGATCCCGTACGGCTGCACGCCGAGCGGGTGGCCACGTCCTTCGCGCGCGACGGATGGCGGCGCAGGCGCCGGATGCGGAGCGCCGAGGCGACGGCCGCCGACGCGGCGACGACGGCCGCCACCGCCACCGGCGCACCGGACCGGCGCGAGGACGCGCCCTTGGTGAACGGCGGCGGGGGCGGCGGCGTCTTCCGCCGGTCGCGGCCCTGCTACGTCTGCAAGTCGCCCTATCGGGAGGCGGACGCGTTCTACCACCGCCTCTGCCCCGGCTGCGCCGCCGACAACACCGCCCGCCGCGCGCTGAGCACCGACCTGAGAGGGCGCAGGGTGCTGCTGACCGGCGGCAGGGTCAAGATCGGCTTCCAGCTGGCGCTGATGATGCTGCGGGACGGCGCGGAGATCGTCGTCACCTCCCGGTTCCCGCACGACGCCGTCCGCCGTTTCCGGACCGAGCCGGGCAGCGAGCGGTGGCTGCACCGGCTCACGGTCCTCGCCGTCGATCTGCGCGACCCCCGCCAGGTGCTGGGTCTGTGCGACGAACTGCGCCGGGAGGGCGAGCCG contains these protein-coding regions:
- a CDS encoding VOC family protein produces the protein MLTTRFVDGAPNWVDVGTPDIDGATSFYDALFGWRFRSAGPDAGGYGFFQLDGRTVAGGMQTTPEQGPPSWTVYFRTTDAQATAKTAEQAHGRVLLPPMDVMGQGTMAVLADQAGVTFGLWEPALTKGVDVADQPGSLCWVELYTPDIAAAAAFYHTALGLETSAAPFPGGTYTCVNPADGGEEAMFGGIVPLADDPAEAGSDPYWLPYFEVTDVDAVVAEATGRGGGVRMPATDVEGVGRIAKLADPYGARFAVIRSAPQEA
- a CDS encoding WhiB family transcriptional regulator; amino-acid sequence: MYTDTIPTPDLSWQREALCAQTGADFFFPEPGSSVREAKRICGMCEMRPACLDYALAHDERFGVWGGLSEKERLQIRRTAD